Proteins encoded in a region of the Streptomyces sp. NBC_01471 genome:
- a CDS encoding DUF2252 domain-containing protein yields the protein MDEQVRIPAVVGFARREAGAPPGPHQPPQSRSPKGAGKELRARVPRSSHGALAPDGRRPDAVQAVEASNRGRVPGLVPIRVGRMSATPFAFLRGAAGLMAHDLADTPVTGVAAQICGDAHAANFGLYGDARGRLVMDLNDFDETERGPWEWDLKRLTTSLVLAGRQAGADEDTCRAAAFDTVGAYRRTMRLLAKLPVLDAWNAIADEELVSHADAHDLAGTLERVSGKARSNTSARFAAKATEECGDGRRRFVDASPVLRRVPDAEAAAVAGSLAEYLGSLPHDRLPLLARYAIHDVAFRVVGTGSVGTRSYVVLLLDHRGEPLVLQVKEARASALLPYLPAAGFPSGRAEHHGRRVVLGQQRMQVVSDSLLGWTTVEGRPYQVRQFRNRKGSVDPAALAADQIDDYGRMTGALLARAHAHSADPRLIAGYCGKSEELDESVAAFAVAYADRTEADHADLVAAVRCGRMAAEPGV from the coding sequence ATGGACGAGCAGGTACGTATCCCGGCGGTGGTCGGATTCGCGCGACGCGAGGCCGGTGCTCCGCCTGGTCCGCATCAGCCGCCGCAGTCGCGTTCGCCGAAGGGCGCGGGCAAGGAGTTACGGGCCCGCGTCCCCCGGTCCTCCCACGGTGCACTCGCCCCGGACGGGAGACGCCCGGACGCGGTGCAGGCGGTTGAGGCGTCCAACCGGGGCAGGGTGCCCGGCCTGGTACCGATACGGGTGGGCCGGATGTCCGCCACCCCTTTCGCCTTCCTGCGCGGTGCCGCCGGGTTGATGGCGCACGACCTCGCGGATACGCCGGTCACGGGCGTGGCCGCGCAGATATGCGGTGATGCGCACGCGGCCAACTTCGGTCTTTACGGCGACGCGCGGGGCCGCCTCGTCATGGACCTGAACGATTTCGACGAGACCGAGAGGGGCCCGTGGGAGTGGGACCTCAAGAGGCTGACGACCTCCTTGGTGCTGGCCGGACGGCAGGCCGGAGCCGACGAGGACACCTGCCGGGCCGCGGCTTTCGACACGGTGGGGGCCTACCGGCGCACCATGCGGCTGCTGGCGAAGCTGCCGGTGCTCGACGCGTGGAACGCGATAGCCGACGAGGAGCTGGTCTCGCACGCGGACGCGCACGATCTCGCGGGGACGCTCGAGCGGGTCTCCGGGAAGGCCCGCAGCAACACGAGTGCGCGCTTCGCCGCCAAGGCGACGGAGGAGTGCGGCGACGGCCGTCGGCGCTTCGTGGACGCTTCCCCGGTGCTGCGCCGGGTGCCGGACGCGGAGGCGGCAGCGGTGGCCGGCTCGCTCGCGGAGTATCTCGGTTCCCTGCCGCACGACCGGCTTCCGCTGCTGGCGCGGTACGCGATCCACGACGTGGCGTTCCGGGTGGTGGGCACGGGCAGCGTGGGCACTCGCTCGTATGTGGTGCTGCTGCTCGATCACCGGGGTGAGCCACTGGTGCTTCAGGTGAAGGAGGCGCGGGCCTCGGCACTGCTGCCGTATCTGCCCGCGGCCGGTTTCCCGTCCGGGCGGGCGGAGCACCACGGGCGCCGGGTTGTGCTCGGGCAGCAGCGAATGCAGGTGGTCAGCGACAGCCTGCTGGGCTGGACGACGGTTGAGGGGAGGCCGTACCAGGTGCGGCAGTTCAGGAACCGCAAGGGCAGCGTGGACCCGGCGGCACTGGCGGCCGACCAGATCGACGACTACGGCCGGATGACCGGCGCGCTGCTGGCCCGGGCCCATGCGCACAGCGCGGACCCACGGCTGATAGCCGGGTACTGCGGGAAGAGCGAGGAGCTGGACGAGTCGGTGGCCGCGTTCGCTGTGGCCTACGCCGACCGTACGGAGGCGGATCACGCGGATCTGGTGGCAGCGGTGCGGTGCGGGCGGATGGCCGCCGAGCCGGGAGTGTGA
- a CDS encoding MarR family winged helix-turn-helix transcriptional regulator — protein MTGTDPRGHDASVDTIQRELTAFARRARATAARLHPELPLVSYTLLAHIDDSQGCRATDLAAHYMLDKSTVSRQLAVLEKLGLVERRPAADDQRVQVLHPTEAGTRKLAASQGSRRAAVRNRLADWSEEDLDRFATYLLRYNSAELS, from the coding sequence ATGACCGGCACAGACCCCCGGGGCCACGACGCGTCCGTCGACACCATCCAGCGCGAGCTGACGGCGTTCGCCCGGCGCGCCCGCGCTACGGCCGCCCGCCTCCACCCCGAGCTGCCCCTGGTCTCGTACACCCTGCTCGCGCACATCGACGACAGCCAGGGCTGCCGCGCGACCGATCTCGCGGCGCACTACATGCTGGACAAATCCACGGTCAGCCGTCAGCTCGCGGTACTGGAGAAACTCGGCCTGGTCGAGCGGCGCCCCGCCGCCGACGACCAGCGGGTGCAGGTGCTCCACCCCACCGAAGCCGGCACGAGGAAACTCGCCGCGTCCCAGGGCAGCCGGCGCGCGGCCGTTCGCAACCGGCTGGCGGACTGGAGCGAAGAGGACCTCGACCGCTTCGCGACCTACCTGCTGCGGTACAACTCGGCGGAGTTGAGCTGA
- a CDS encoding winged helix-turn-helix transcriptional regulator → MAEHGERACKQVGGAITRVFELLGKRWTGLIVAVLMQQPVYFADLRRAIPGISERMLSDRLTELAAAGLLVREVDEGPPLRVSYRLTEAGRALEPALKELGQWAEVYLPDAGGPC, encoded by the coding sequence ATGGCGGAACACGGCGAGCGGGCGTGCAAACAGGTCGGCGGGGCGATCACGCGCGTCTTCGAGCTGCTGGGCAAGCGCTGGACGGGTCTGATCGTGGCTGTTCTGATGCAGCAGCCGGTGTACTTCGCCGATCTCCGGCGGGCCATTCCCGGTATCAGCGAGCGGATGCTCTCCGACCGGCTGACCGAGCTCGCGGCAGCAGGCCTGCTCGTGCGCGAGGTGGATGAAGGGCCTCCGCTGCGGGTCTCCTACCGGCTGACCGAGGCGGGCAGGGCGCTGGAGCCCGCCCTCAAGGAGCTCGGGCAGTGGGCGGAGGTGTACCTCCCGGACGCCGGCGGACCCTGCTGA
- a CDS encoding NAD(P)H-dependent oxidoreductase, with protein sequence MATLLHIDSAVFPQGSASRDVTAAFVNAWRDQHPEGVVVYRDLAAHPLPHLDAAAAVAGTESPLRAELANELAEADAVLIGAPMYNFSIPSTLKAWLDHAIIVGYNAGGAESPLAGTPFTVVASRGGSYAPGTPRESFEFVQNYLEKLLTGMFGAKVDFIVPELTLAASQPAMAELIPLAETSRAKALEEAASKAKALAARLAA encoded by the coding sequence ATGGCCACACTTCTGCACATCGACTCCGCTGTCTTCCCGCAGGGTTCCGCGTCCCGTGACGTCACCGCCGCTTTTGTGAACGCCTGGCGGGATCAGCACCCCGAGGGCGTGGTCGTCTACCGCGACCTTGCCGCTCATCCCCTGCCGCACCTGGACGCCGCTGCCGCGGTCGCGGGCACCGAGTCACCGCTCCGCGCGGAGCTTGCCAACGAGCTCGCCGAGGCGGACGCGGTACTGATCGGCGCCCCGATGTACAACTTCTCGATTCCCTCGACCCTCAAGGCCTGGCTCGATCACGCGATCATCGTCGGCTACAACGCCGGCGGCGCGGAGAGCCCGCTGGCCGGTACCCCGTTCACGGTCGTAGCCAGCCGCGGCGGCTCCTACGCTCCCGGAACTCCCCGGGAGAGCTTCGAATTCGTCCAGAACTACCTGGAGAAGCTGCTGACCGGGATGTTCGGCGCCAAGGTCGACTTCATCGTCCCCGAACTGACCCTGGCAGCCTCCCAGCCCGCCATGGCCGAGCTCATCCCGCTCGCCGAGACCTCCCGCGCCAAGGCGCTGGAAGAGGCGGCGTCAAAGGCCAAGGCACTTGCCGCGCGTCTCGCGGCCTGA